Proteins encoded by one window of Brevibacterium atlanticum:
- a CDS encoding arsenic resistance protein — protein sequence MATSSKVIWWVAGLALGLVAGSVVPGVGPAAEWALTPCLIVLLFLTFLDLPFEGAVKAFGDLRFLAAVVGANFLVVPLVVAGLVTVVDLGDLVDFPEPMLLAVLVVLLCPCIDYVIVFTRAVDGRAEKLLALTPVLMIAQLLVLPVSIWAITGGRLSAALPVGPLVSALMLFIIIPLLAAIVVRLAARRSGRVQSGVDAASSLVDLVMTLTLLVIAASVAPLIGGSMSHLGGVVLVFVVFAVIMVGLGWVVARWMRLEAGSSRAVVLSAVTRNSLVVLPIVRAATGDGIGPAAVVAQTLVEVLFLLVLTRFLPKLIPDTAVSENR from the coding sequence TTGGCCACATCATCGAAGGTCATCTGGTGGGTCGCCGGCCTCGCTCTCGGTCTGGTGGCCGGGTCGGTCGTGCCCGGGGTCGGGCCGGCAGCGGAATGGGCACTGACGCCCTGCCTCATCGTGTTGCTCTTCCTCACTTTCCTCGATCTTCCGTTCGAAGGGGCGGTGAAGGCGTTCGGGGACCTGCGTTTCCTGGCGGCGGTGGTGGGCGCGAATTTCCTCGTTGTGCCTCTCGTTGTGGCGGGACTGGTCACGGTCGTCGACCTCGGTGACCTCGTCGATTTCCCCGAACCGATGCTGTTGGCCGTGCTCGTCGTGCTGCTGTGTCCCTGCATCGACTACGTCATCGTCTTCACTCGCGCCGTCGACGGCAGGGCTGAGAAGCTGCTCGCCCTCACTCCTGTCCTCATGATCGCCCAGCTTCTCGTCCTGCCGGTGAGCATCTGGGCGATCACCGGGGGCAGGCTGAGCGCCGCACTGCCGGTGGGTCCGCTGGTCTCAGCGCTCATGCTCTTCATCATCATCCCGCTCCTCGCCGCGATCGTCGTTCGTCTGGCGGCACGACGGTCGGGGCGTGTGCAGAGTGGCGTGGATGCGGCCTCGTCACTGGTGGACCTCGTGATGACGCTGACCCTGCTGGTCATCGCCGCCTCGGTGGCTCCGCTGATCGGCGGCTCGATGAGCCACCTCGGCGGCGTTGTCCTCGTCTTCGTGGTCTTCGCGGTGATCATGGTCGGCCTCGGGTGGGTGGTGGCGCGCTGGATGCGACTCGAGGCCGGTTCCTCACGGGCGGTGGTGTTGTCGGCGGTGACGAGGAATTCTCTCGTCGTGCTGCCGATCGTGCGCGCCGCGACCGGCGACGGCATCGGCCCGGCCGCAGTGGTCGCGCAGACGTTGGTCGAGGTCCTCTTCCTCCTCGTCCTCACCCGGTTCCTGCCGAAACTCATCCCGGATACTGCGGTGTCCGAAAACCGCTAG
- a CDS encoding methylated-DNA--[protein]-cysteine S-methyltransferase has product MIDSPVGPIMLTSDGAHLTGLYLEVTDAVLARVAAASGTEPETNDDLTVFADTEAQLGEYFAGHRRGFDLPLAPHGTEFQRSVWQGLLEIPYGSTANYGELAEAVGRPKAARAVGAANGKNPISIIVPCHRVIGANGSLTGYAWGEDKKRRLLTLESHP; this is encoded by the coding sequence GTGATCGACTCACCCGTCGGTCCGATCATGCTGACCTCTGACGGCGCGCACCTGACCGGACTGTATCTCGAGGTCACGGACGCGGTTCTGGCGAGGGTGGCAGCCGCTTCCGGCACAGAACCGGAGACGAACGACGACCTGACGGTCTTCGCCGACACCGAGGCGCAGCTGGGGGAGTACTTCGCCGGTCACCGACGAGGATTCGACCTGCCGTTGGCGCCGCACGGGACCGAATTCCAGCGCAGCGTCTGGCAGGGACTGCTGGAGATTCCCTACGGGTCCACGGCGAACTACGGCGAACTGGCCGAAGCCGTGGGTCGGCCCAAGGCCGCGCGGGCCGTGGGTGCCGCAAACGGCAAGAACCCGATCAGCATCATCGTGCCCTGCCACAGGGTCATCGGAGCGAACGGCTCACTGACCGGCTACGCCTGGGGAGAGGACAAGAAACGCCGATTGCTCACCTTAGAATCCCACCCCTGA
- a CDS encoding DNA-3-methyladenine glycosylase 2 family protein, protein MLTTDQCYQAVTSRDRRFDGMFFTAVRTTGIFCRPSCPARTPRRENVDFFRSAAAAAEAGFRACRRCLPDASPNSPEWDTRGDVVARAVRLIRDGCIDRVGVDGLAAELGYSARQLGRLMREELGAGPLALARTERVRTARTLIESTALPMSEIAFASGFSSIRQFNDTVRDVYSANPRQLRGASASGAAASELVLRLAYRPPLDLDHLLDYLSVRAVPGVESVADGAYTRSMRLAHGPAVVTLSQGTGDYIDCRLRLADTRDLGSAAARSRRILDLDADPTAVSATLRAAGLAELVDRHPGIRSPGHSDPVELAVRTVFGQQISLAAAGTHLGRLVAGTGETLPAELYVNGVDSLFPSAEVIAELPDDQWALPQKRIATIRGLARALADGDIDLGAGCDREDASRTLLAVPGIGPWSLGYIRMRALGDPDVFLHTDLGVKKALAGLDLTDEVETLAERSSPWGSYLTHLLWAEHARTHTAERNDP, encoded by the coding sequence ATGCTCACCACCGACCAGTGCTATCAGGCGGTCACCTCTCGTGACAGACGCTTCGACGGAATGTTCTTCACGGCGGTGCGCACGACCGGCATCTTCTGCCGCCCGTCCTGTCCTGCCAGAACCCCACGACGGGAGAACGTCGACTTCTTCAGAAGCGCCGCGGCCGCCGCCGAAGCCGGCTTCCGCGCCTGCCGGCGCTGTCTGCCCGACGCCAGCCCGAACTCGCCGGAGTGGGACACCCGCGGCGATGTCGTCGCCCGCGCGGTGCGGCTCATCCGTGACGGCTGCATCGACCGGGTCGGAGTCGACGGCCTCGCCGCTGAACTCGGCTACAGTGCCCGCCAGCTCGGCCGACTGATGCGTGAGGAACTCGGTGCCGGACCGCTGGCGTTGGCGCGGACCGAACGTGTGCGCACTGCCCGGACCCTCATCGAATCCACAGCGCTGCCGATGAGCGAGATCGCCTTCGCGTCGGGATTCTCGAGCATCCGACAGTTCAACGACACCGTCCGGGACGTGTACTCGGCGAACCCCCGGCAGCTGCGGGGCGCGAGTGCGTCCGGTGCCGCAGCGTCGGAGCTCGTGCTTCGGCTGGCTTATCGCCCGCCGCTCGATCTCGACCACCTCCTCGACTATCTCAGCGTGCGTGCGGTGCCCGGAGTCGAATCCGTCGCAGACGGAGCCTATACGCGGTCGATGCGTCTGGCCCACGGGCCGGCGGTCGTCACGCTGAGTCAGGGGACAGGCGACTACATCGACTGCCGACTCCGCCTGGCCGACACCCGGGATCTGGGAAGTGCGGCAGCGCGGTCTCGGCGGATCCTCGATCTCGATGCCGATCCCACAGCGGTTTCCGCCACATTGCGCGCAGCGGGCTTGGCCGAGCTGGTCGACCGGCATCCCGGTATCCGCTCACCCGGGCATTCCGATCCGGTGGAGCTGGCCGTTCGTACTGTCTTCGGGCAGCAGATCTCGCTGGCCGCCGCAGGCACCCACCTGGGCCGCCTCGTCGCCGGGACGGGGGAGACGCTTCCAGCGGAGCTGTACGTGAACGGGGTCGATTCGCTCTTCCCCTCTGCCGAGGTGATCGCCGAACTCCCGGACGACCAGTGGGCACTGCCGCAGAAGAGGATCGCCACCATCCGTGGGCTGGCTCGCGCACTGGCCGACGGGGACATCGACCTCGGTGCCGGCTGTGACCGTGAGGACGCCAGTCGTACGCTGCTCGCTGTGCCGGGGATCGGGCCGTGGAGCCTCGGATACATCCGCATGCGTGCCCTCGGGGATCCCGATGTCTTCCTCCACACCGATCTGGGAGTGAAGAAGGCCCTGGCGGGTCTCGATCTCACTGACGAGGTCGAGACGCTTGCGGAACGATCCAGCCCATGGGGGTCCTATCTCACCCATCTGCTGTGGGCCGAACACGCCCGAACTCACACTGCCGAAAGGAACGACCCATGA
- a CDS encoding YggS family pyridoxal phosphate enzyme, whose product MAENNGLTHDEQYSTAVTVEDFRDNLAEVERRISAAAQRAGRDRQEIELLPVSKTVPQERIRAAVAAGCHKLGENKVQEAHRKSEEMADLDIDWAVIGHLQSNKAKDVKMFASEFHALDRIKVARALDRRLESEGRSLDVYVQVNTSAEDSKFGMLPEEGADCVRVGQAIFGRRSLPDSDFWPENG is encoded by the coding sequence ATGGCAGAGAACAACGGTCTCACTCACGATGAGCAGTACTCGACGGCGGTGACCGTCGAGGACTTCCGCGACAACCTCGCCGAGGTGGAACGTCGCATTTCGGCTGCCGCGCAGCGGGCCGGTCGCGACCGGCAGGAGATCGAACTGCTGCCGGTGAGCAAGACGGTGCCCCAGGAGCGCATCCGCGCAGCGGTCGCGGCCGGGTGTCACAAGCTGGGAGAGAACAAGGTCCAAGAGGCCCATCGCAAGTCCGAGGAGATGGCCGATCTCGACATCGACTGGGCCGTGATCGGCCATCTGCAGTCGAACAAAGCCAAGGACGTCAAGATGTTCGCGAGTGAATTCCACGCCCTCGACCGGATCAAGGTCGCCCGCGCTCTCGACCGTCGCCTCGAAAGTGAGGGACGCAGCCTTGACGTGTACGTGCAGGTCAACACGTCCGCCGAAGACTCGAAGTTCGGGATGCTTCCCGAAGAGGGCGCGGACTGCGTGCGAGTCGGTCAGGCGATCTTCGGCAGGCGCTCTCTGCCCGATTCGGACTTTTGGCCGGAGAACGGCTGA
- a CDS encoding ABC transporter ATP-binding protein: protein MTFTDHPVGMLDSVTKRYGAKTAVDSVDLDVHAREVLVVVGPNGSGKTTSLEILSGLRSPDSGRARICGQLEPGGRDARLTTGVQLQESRLPSGIKAKEAIQAKTCLFKDPGPVDAVVDAMGLGPHMGRSVDKLSGGWQRRLDVAIACIGRPRLLILDEPTSGVDPDGRGEMWRFFREIRSAGTAIVTSTHDLAEAEAFADRMTVMSAGRVADTGTVAEILDHAGGDWRMRVDTPDARVERVVQASGLEVGRSPNSLSVFGPREEVKQLSRTLEDQYEQGEVRYRDLLTGAVRLEDVFATMVDTTKAERSDHGRD from the coding sequence ATGACCTTTACAGACCACCCTGTCGGAATGCTTGATTCAGTCACGAAGAGGTACGGCGCGAAGACTGCAGTCGATTCCGTCGATCTCGATGTTCACGCCCGTGAAGTGCTCGTCGTGGTCGGGCCGAACGGATCGGGCAAGACCACATCGTTGGAGATCCTGTCGGGTCTGCGGAGTCCGGATTCCGGTCGTGCGCGAATATGCGGCCAGCTCGAGCCTGGTGGCCGCGACGCTCGACTGACGACTGGTGTCCAGCTGCAGGAATCACGACTTCCGAGCGGAATCAAGGCGAAGGAAGCGATTCAAGCCAAAACTTGCCTGTTCAAGGATCCAGGCCCCGTCGACGCAGTGGTCGACGCCATGGGGCTCGGGCCGCATATGGGCAGATCCGTCGACAAGCTCTCAGGAGGATGGCAGCGACGTCTGGATGTCGCCATCGCCTGCATAGGCCGCCCACGACTGCTGATTCTCGATGAGCCGACCAGCGGTGTCGATCCAGATGGACGAGGGGAGATGTGGCGTTTCTTCCGCGAGATCCGGAGTGCGGGGACTGCCATCGTCACCTCGACTCACGACCTCGCTGAAGCGGAGGCCTTTGCCGATCGCATGACTGTCATGTCGGCCGGCCGTGTGGCCGACACAGGCACCGTGGCCGAGATACTGGACCACGCTGGCGGTGACTGGCGAATGCGCGTGGATACGCCCGATGCACGAGTCGAGCGCGTGGTGCAGGCCAGTGGCCTTGAGGTCGGACGCTCCCCGAATTCGCTGTCCGTGTTCGGGCCGCGCGAGGAGGTCAAGCAACTCAGCCGTACGCTGGAGGATCAGTACGAACAGGGTGAGGTCCGCTATCGAGACCTGCTGACTGGAGCAGTGCGACTCGAAGATGTCTTTGCCACCATGGTGGACACCACCAAAGCAGAACGGAGTGATCATGGCCGCGACTGA
- a CDS encoding ABC transporter permease translates to MAATENSLFVPSQQPRAASGAAILRTWFLQELLLLLRQPIAVFFSLAFPLVIYLFIGLPFAEQQVDEGVRYIDLIFPALLGTAVANLAVMGLPIYLSELRTRRSDIRYRTLPLPLIYFGTALVLSMLVLSILGLLVVSIVIGIAHGLLPTAANPFFWLLIFLMIGWLSCIGFFVGSLPFDARAIQGISAVLFFVMYFGSGAAVPITELPQVMQNILEWNPLKQWFEALGKIYTGQEIGTTLAAKLFIALPLSAAAIAGGLLLWRKRQV, encoded by the coding sequence ATGGCCGCGACTGAGAATTCCCTCTTTGTCCCTTCGCAACAGCCCCGCGCGGCATCCGGCGCGGCGATTCTTCGAACATGGTTCCTGCAAGAGCTGCTGCTTCTGTTGCGCCAGCCGATCGCCGTCTTCTTCAGCCTCGCCTTTCCACTGGTGATCTACCTGTTCATCGGGCTTCCGTTTGCGGAGCAGCAGGTCGATGAAGGGGTGCGGTACATCGACCTGATCTTTCCCGCTCTGCTCGGCACGGCGGTAGCGAATCTCGCCGTCATGGGACTGCCGATCTATCTGTCCGAGCTGCGCACTCGACGGTCGGATATCAGGTACCGGACGTTGCCATTGCCCCTCATCTACTTCGGTACTGCTCTCGTTCTTTCGATGCTGGTTCTCTCTATCCTGGGTCTGCTGGTCGTGTCGATCGTCATCGGAATTGCCCACGGACTCCTCCCTACTGCGGCCAATCCGTTCTTCTGGCTACTCATCTTCTTGATGATCGGTTGGCTGAGCTGCATCGGATTCTTCGTCGGCTCGCTGCCTTTCGATGCTCGAGCGATCCAGGGTATTTCCGCGGTCCTGTTCTTCGTCATGTACTTCGGCTCGGGCGCTGCCGTACCGATCACCGAGCTCCCGCAGGTCATGCAGAATATTCTCGAGTGGAACCCGCTCAAGCAATGGTTCGAGGCGCTCGGCAAGATCTACACAGGTCAAGAAATCGGCACGACTCTTGCAGCCAAGCTCTTCATCGCCTTGCCCCTCTCTGCGGCTGCAATTGCCGGCGGTCTGCTCCTGTGGAGAAAGCGCCAGGTGTAG
- a CDS encoding YcaO-like family protein — MSLDHQLRRMLGMSGISAGLDRDIYGGGKGLIFADSVASSLGEAVERMLGSFSSLQTVDSRDRMTASAAEMRAAGLHHVGPEDYDSYSDEQLDSPGFLFERWTDETRLVWHRGQNLITGEAHWVPAQFVHLFYISSPEELRVGSSSSGGLATHVSRDKSLAHGLLEVVERDGLNVAWFSKVPLSVVDIDTDFEDPLIDEWLDSARRVGLDITFYVHRMDMPEFFVVTAAGIEPGLSSGMYVSGGGVGLRLEDAIRSALAEVVQAERMARSAQLTPDWELTMGVEKRFGIEPDAVPSDFTNFIQVVDYYGYPQNQSKLDWFFRNPDMARIKLSENQPPKSPNSELTDILALYEKHGLTPIAFDLTPSDFDRIKTTKVFVPELAPAFPPNNPQLGHRRYRDVPQKLGLVDRPWTFDDMPTDPLPYP, encoded by the coding sequence ATGTCGCTCGACCATCAGCTGCGTCGGATGCTGGGCATGTCCGGCATATCGGCTGGGTTGGATCGCGACATCTATGGCGGAGGCAAGGGACTGATCTTCGCAGATTCCGTAGCATCGTCCCTCGGAGAGGCAGTCGAGAGAATGCTCGGATCATTCTCGTCGCTGCAGACCGTGGACTCCCGCGATCGAATGACCGCATCCGCCGCGGAGATGCGAGCAGCCGGCCTTCACCATGTTGGCCCCGAGGACTATGACTCGTACTCCGATGAGCAGCTGGACTCCCCCGGATTCCTCTTCGAGAGATGGACGGATGAGACGAGGCTGGTCTGGCATCGCGGACAGAACCTTATCACTGGCGAAGCCCATTGGGTGCCCGCTCAGTTTGTGCACCTGTTCTACATCTCCTCACCGGAGGAGCTTCGCGTGGGCTCGTCGAGCTCCGGAGGGCTTGCCACCCATGTCTCGAGGGACAAGTCACTGGCGCATGGGCTGTTGGAAGTCGTTGAGCGCGATGGGCTGAACGTCGCGTGGTTCTCGAAGGTTCCGCTTTCCGTCGTCGACATCGACACCGACTTCGAGGATCCGCTCATCGACGAATGGCTCGACAGCGCGCGCAGGGTCGGGCTCGACATCACCTTCTACGTCCATCGCATGGACATGCCGGAGTTCTTCGTCGTCACAGCCGCTGGCATCGAGCCGGGGCTGAGCTCGGGTATGTACGTCTCAGGCGGCGGAGTCGGATTGCGACTCGAAGACGCCATCCGAAGCGCGCTGGCTGAGGTCGTGCAGGCCGAGCGCATGGCACGAAGCGCTCAGCTGACTCCTGACTGGGAGCTGACGATGGGTGTGGAGAAGCGATTCGGGATCGAACCGGATGCGGTGCCCTCCGACTTCACGAACTTCATTCAGGTCGTCGACTACTACGGATATCCGCAGAATCAGAGCAAGCTCGACTGGTTCTTCAGGAACCCTGATATGGCGCGCATCAAGCTGAGCGAGAACCAACCGCCGAAGTCACCGAACTCAGAACTGACCGACATCCTCGCTCTGTACGAGAAGCACGGTCTCACACCGATCGCCTTCGATCTGACCCCCAGTGACTTCGACCGGATCAAGACGACGAAGGTCTTCGTGCCCGAACTTGCCCCGGCATTCCCGCCGAACAATCCGCAGCTCGGCCATCGCCGATACCGTGACGTCCCGCAGAAGCTCGGCCTGGTCGATCGTCCATGGACGTTCGATGACATGCCGACCGACCCCCTTCCTTACCCATGA